The Vulpes vulpes isolate BD-2025 chromosome 1, VulVul3, whole genome shotgun sequence genome contains the following window.
TggtattatttgatttttacaattataaaaaatgatatataaatgcATAATAGAAAGACACAACGAAATTCTTGGTGCCCTGCTTGCCCTGAAGGTTCTTGAAGAAGGCGATGGTCTCCTCACGTCTCCTAGGATCCAGCGAGCCCACTCAGTTCTGTCTGAACAGAAGATCAGAGGCCACATCCTGCAGTTCCCCGGTCCCTGCTTCCTGCTTCGCTGCCTGGCGCAACCATTTTAAgcttttttggttttgaaaaacaATTGCAAAAAACTCTCTTCTGgtaccttttttttccctggtACCTTTTTTATTTGATATCTAGTATTACAGAATTTCAATCATTAtgaaatcaaaatgtaaaattttagtGGTAGGACATCTCTTTGGGAAATGGACTGAAGGGGTTTTCCTAGTTTTCTAGTTCATTCCTGTATCAGTTAGATGCATGTCCCTCGTTGTTAGAGTGAGCCTGGGTTGGATATGAATTctactccatttttctcttttttatattaagTGATGAATAACTAATTATTAAGTTTCCTGTGGTTGCTGTGACAAATGACTATAGACtctggcttaaaacagcagaaatttcttctgcagctctggaggccagaagtctgcaATCGGTATCACTGGGGTGAAGTTAAGGTGTGGACAGGGCTCCACTCCTTCTGGAGGAGCTAGGAGAGCATCCGGCCTGCACTCCCTCTGGCCTTCCTTCTATAAGAACACCTGTGATTGCATTTAGAGCCCTCCCCCAGATAATCTAGAATAGTCTCCCCATTGTAAAATCCTTAAATTAATAAcatttgcaaagacccttttccaaataaggtaatgGTTCCTGGATTCCAGAAATTAGGACAGGGATATCTTTTGGGCAGCCATCCTCAGCCTGTCGCAGAAACTTTGTCATTGAATCATTCAGCAAGtacttactgaacacctactgtgtgccaggcctttGTTTAGACACTGAGAATATAGCCATGCACAAAAGAGAGATCCCTGGGCTCCTGGAGCTGACATTTTAAGGTGGCACCATCCAGAATGGTAGCTCCAAGCCCTGTGTGGctcttgagcacttgaaatgtgactagtccCAACTGAGATGGGCTGAAATGTAAAACATGCACTGGATTTTGAATATTTTGCACGGACgcaaaaagaatattaaatagagcaataatttttgaattttgttaaggactttttttttaacttttacgtaatctctacacccaacatggggctcaagctcacaaccctaagatcaggagtcgcatgctccaccgactgagccagccaggtgcccctaatttttggATGTTGGTTACATGCTGAAGTGGTAACATCTGGGATAGATTTGGTTCAATCAgataagttattaaaaataatttcttatttttttaaaatttttttgttctgtAGCTACtagaataatatatagaattacatATACAGCTTGCATTGTATTTCTGTTGGACAGCCTAAGGGGAAGGAGACTATGGACAActaacacaataaataaatacattttatggtCTGTTAGGAAGTGATAATttctatggaagaaaaaaataaaggtcaggGTAAGAGAGTATATTTGCTTTCCTGTTGCtcctgtaacaaattaccacaagtttAGCAGGTCAACACCCACAAATTTATTAGCTTGCAGTTCTAAAGGTCAGAAGTTCAAAATAGTACTCTTAGGGCCTAAAATCAAAGGCTGAGTCTTCTGGAGATTCCAGGGGAAAATCCAATtgtctttttcagcttctagagggTGCCTACTTTGGCTTCCAACCACATCACTCTGACCTCTCCTTGCAAAATCACATCTCTTTCTCTGACCCTACTGCCTCCctcttatatatctttttttttttaagattgtatttattcatagagacacagaaacatgggcagagggagaagcaggctccctgtggggagcctgatgtgggacttgatcccaggatcccgggatcacgacctgagccagaggcagacgttcaactgcggaaccacccaagtgcctctcCCCCTTATATccttatataaaaacatatattactatataaggatacataataatataaaataatatatttaatacatgtatTAAATCCTCCTGTGATTATACGGGGTCACCAGGATGACCCAGAATTATTTCCCCAtatcaagatccttaatttagcCACATGCATAAAGTCCCTTTgtccatgtaaggtaacatattcacagattctggggattaggagGTGGATACCCCAGGGAGGGTCAAGTCAGAGGAGCTGGGCCTTTACAGAGGGTGTTTGGGAGAGCCTCACTGAGAGGGGACATCTGCCTAAAGACCCAAGGAATGGAGGGAAAGAGCAATACGGATACCAGGGAAGGGGATTCCAGAAAGCTGGAGCAGCCgaggcagaggcccaggtgtGGGTCTGTTCCTGGGAACCCCGGCTACTCCCCTGCACCTAAACCAACCAGAAGTCGGTGCTGTCCTGGTGCTTCTGGAATCTTGCCTGGAGAGCAGGAGGGTTTGAGACCCCGATCGTCACTGGTCTCTGGGCACAGGGTCTCTCACCCACGGTTcctcaaaggacaggctgacctGTGCGGAGGGGCAGGAGCCTGGGTCAGAAAGGCAACGGGtccagcgccccccgccccccgccgtcCGGAGGGACGGTCACCTGGGCTCCGTCGTGGCTCTGTCTGTCCTGTCTGTGCAGCGTCCGCCGGCTGTGCCACTGGCGCAGGGAGGCGCGAGCCTCGGAGCTGAGCCCCTGGGGGGCGCGGCCGGCGTCGGGCTGGTAGTGCGCAATGTGGTGCAGCGCCCCAAACCACGTGGTCAGGTAGTACCCGGCTGGGGACAGGAAGGGGCGGTCGGTGCAGCCCGGCCCCGCAGTGCGTCCGCCTCTCCACCCCCTGCCGCCGGGCGAGGCCGTCGGGCCCGAGGGCGCCCCGGTTGGGTCCCGGCGTCCCGGGGCGGGGGCCCACCTTCTCCCCGTAGCTCGTCGGGATCCAACAGCTCCATGAGAAACTCCACGTCCAGCTGCGTCTCCCCAATGTGCGGACTCCAGATCAGCTCCTCCGTCAGCGCGGGCAGGAAGGCGTCGGCCCCCAGCGGCTCTGGCGGAGGGACGGTGCATGGGGGCGTGCAGGCGCCTGCAGCCCATCCCCAGGACCTCGCGGCGCTGGCTACCCCTCCACCTGGTGGGCGTGCACACGCCCCTTACCAGATCCCACGCCGCCCGCCGGAGCGTGCCACCCTCTCCCCTCGACGTGCACACGGGCGCCCCCACCCGGCTCCCGCGCCCCTCAAGCTACCGCGCATCCAGGGGGACGCAGGGAAGCCCCCTTTACCTTGGTTCTCGCCCCGAGCCAGGCCCGCGTAGACGTCACTGCACACGGCCAGCAGCAGCGCCACCTTGCGGCGTGGGGCGCAGGCGGCGTGGAGGTGCGCCAGGCGCGCGTGGATGCGGCTccgcagggcgggggcggggccctgccccgccagccccgccccctgggctcccggaggccccgcccccgcccgtaGGGCTACTTGTCGCTGCCGCAGGCGCCGCAGCTCCCCGGCCCGCAGCGTGCGGAGTCGCGTCCACAGGGCGGGCTTCAGCGGCGCCAGCACCGCCCGGCACAAGGCCGCCTCCACCGCGGCGCCTGCGACGGGTTGGGGTGGCTGAGCGAAGGGGCGCCGGCTGCTGCGCGCCCCCCCTCCCTCCGCCGACCCCCTCCCGGCTTCTGGCCACCCGCACGTGTAGACGTGGGTGAGAACACGTGTGGAAGGGGGAGCCCGGACGTGTGAGATGAGCAGAGTGAGCGGAACAGGAGCTCCTATACGGAGGCAGAGGTGTGCGAGTGGACAGGCCAACGGCGCACAGAGACGGAGAGAAAGAAGTTGGCTGCGGACACACACGTAGCGCCAAGAGGTGGCAAAGGAGAACCCGAGTGGGTTCAGGGAATGGCCATAAATTCCCTCCCAGTCCTCCTTATTACCAAGACCGTCGTCCTTCCGGGgggtcccaggccccaggctcccaAAAACAGCCCTGACGTCGGGGTCCTTTGATAAGTGATCCTGGAGGTCAGTAAGGAGGTGCCGCACATCCTGAAGCAGCTCTGTGGCTGGGTCCCCAGGCCTGTGGGGGCCTCTGGCATTTGAGGTGAGACGCGCCCTCAGGCCCTGGAACTGCCTGCCCACGTAGCTGCCCCGGGCCCTGGCCAGAGCCTGGATGTGATGGGTGAGCACGTCCTCCGGTTCGTTCTCTTCATCTCTGAAGTCGTCCTCATTTTCGTCCTCGTTCTCATCCTtgtcctccttctctgtctcctccaccAGGCTGGCCAGAGCTGGCCCAGCATGGTGCACCTCTGGGCTGAGTGGGCCTTCAACCCAGGAGACCCTGTGAGGGGCAGGGTTCCTGGGGGCTGGATGTGAGGAGACAGTTGGCCCCACAGTACAGTGGTAGTGGCTCCCTCATCCCTCAGGGGCCCAGGGCCCTGTCCCACCCAGCTAACCTGATCTGTGTCTTTCTGCAGTTTCTGGAGGTGTCTCTGGCCGCATCTGCTCCGTCCTCCACCCTCTGTGGGTCTCCACGTAGAGCTTGTTCACCACGGAGAGCACCCTCTCCGACATGCTGAGTTGGACACCACCAATCTGCAGAGGACCTGGGGACCAGCATAACCGAGGCGTCCCAGATGTCCAATGAGCCAGCCCCTGGTTCCTTCAGGGCACCAGGAGACCTAATTCCCAGCCTCATTACTGGCTTGGTCCCCGGCCCTTTGTCACTCAGGCCCAGGGGTCAAGCCTCCCACAGCTCTCTCCCTGAAGTGCCATCCTCCCAGACCAAGCAACCCGGAAAGTGGCTTCCCGCTCCCTTAGGGAGCCACCCCTCACCTGCGTGTTGGTCTCCAGGCCTTAGAGTGGGAGGGGGCAAGAGCAGAGTTCTGGGCAAAACATCCCTGAGAAAAGATAAGGGCGAGCTGCGGTGTGGGTGGGATGTCTTAGGGATGGATCCCCCTTAGCCCTTTTGACGGGTGACCTGTACCTGCTGGCTGAAAGGAAGGCCAGGAGATGGGGCAGGTCTGGCATGCAGAGGTTAGAGTATTTCAGGGACAcacctgggggtggagggaaacaAGGGGCGAGGAAGAAAAGGTGAGGGGTGGGAGTCTCTTCCTCAGTCCTGCAATCCCCCAAAGGATCTTCAACACAGGGAAATGTCTACCCCTTAGAGTCcccatcttttcctgtgtctttatGTCTGCATCCCACTTATGGCACCAAATAGCACTTGGGAGATATTTTGGAAGCAAAGCTGACTAAATTTGCTGTGGGCTGGAAACTGGGGGTAGGCTCCTCACCTCCAGGAAGCTTCTGGATCTGGTAGGTGCGGACTTCTCCTCGCGAAGCTCCTGTCCTCAACACCAGGACCTGGCTAGGGTCGTATCCTGTGACCAGGAAACTCTAGGGGGTGGGGTGGCGAGGGTAGCAaaggtcagcttttttttttttttttttttaagttttacttatttaagtaatctctacacccaatatggggcccaaactcacaactccaaggcCAAGAATCCCCcactctgagccagccaggcgccctgaaGCAAAGATCATCTTGAAGAGGATCTGTACAAATCTCTGTTACTTTGGCCTGCCCAGCATCCATTTCCCTTACTTTGGATTCCACACCCCAAACTTCCTTTAAAGAAATCTGCTCCCTCCCTTGGTTCCTGTGGGTGGGACTAACTCCCCTCAAGCCCTAGGGTTGGTCCCATGACCTGACCTCGCCAATAGGGTGACAGTACTTTCTCACTGTGATTGGTTTAGAGATGGGCGTGTGAATCAAACCCAGCCAATGGAAATCTTCCACaagatttttgtttcctctttctttggaaGGAGGCCTCTATTTATACTGGCTTTGCTAAGCTTGAGGGATATGGCCCTGAGCTGGGAACACACATCTCTGCCACCACAAGGACAGAGCTCCCTGGAGAAGGAAGCTGCATAGACCAGCTAGTGGCCTTATCCAAGTCCACCCCCTATTCCTTGCAGGACTGTAGCTTTGTCCCGAGCATAATCTGCTCGGTTGGAGAAGACGGATGATGATGTAGGTAGGCGGCATTTCTCACCTCTGGCTTTTATAACTCCCAGGtgagctttattattttttttaaaagattttatttatttattcatgagagacacagagagaagaaagagaggcagagacacaggcagagggagaagtaggctccatgcaggcagcccgatgtgggactccatcccgggactccaggatcacaccctgggccaaaggcaggcgttaaaccactgagccacccagggatccccatcccaggtgagctttaaaaaatattgccacGGCGGCCCCATCCATATATATGGAATCGATTGCGAAGGCTTTTGGTTTTCCTGGTGCAACTggtgcttctttttcttcctcctgcctggagCGCACACATGTGCTTGGACCTGGGGCAGCCACCGGGCAACCGTGAAGGGAATCCAAGAGAATGGCAGAGAAGCAGGCCTTGATGTCACTAGAGCTACTGAGCTAGAGCCCAGGCTGCCCTTTCTGAATGTCTTACAAAGATAAATGCCCGTTTGCCTAAGCGACTGTAGAACGCCTGCCCGTTCCTCGAAGCCCCAAACATTGGGCTTTCCGTACAGCTGAAGCAAAGCCAAGAAATGGGATGGGGAGAAACGGACAGGTTCCCTCATGCTCAAGATCCAGGCATTCCTGAAATTCCCTTTACTTCTGGGTGTTTCAGTTATTTGACTCAGTCGGTGGCCTTTTTGGTTTGCCTGGTTTATGTTGTCGGTCACGGGGACCCGGCAGAGTCCGGGCTGATCCACGGCCACATGGGGAAGGTCAGAGAAGGTCCCTGGTTGTGAGTACTCACCCCCGGTGGCCACAGCTCAAGAAGGGCTTCTGCATCCTGTGTGTCCAGCTCTGGGACCTGCCACACCCCTGACGTCCTCCACAGGCGAAGCAGTGGCTCTGGGGTCCCCAGGACCCCTACGGGGGTCTCACCCACTCCATTCACCTGTGACAGAATCGGTCTGGGACATGCAGGGTCCAGGAGACCAGGGGTTAGAGGTGCGCAGTTGGACGGTAAGGTGGGGTCAAAGGCGCAGGAAGAGGTAGCCCAGGGATGAGACGGGATTCGGGGTCTATATGGGGGGTGCGCATTGGGTGGAAGGGGCTTCTGAATccaggggcaggagtggggagacCCCAGCCCCAGTAGCCCTCACCTCTCTGCATTGATGGGGCATGCAGGGGCCTCGTCCTCCAGCTGAGCCATCTTCAGGATACGCGAGGCCAGCAAGCCATGGTCTGGCCCCTGGCAGGGAGGGAGATAAGGCTCAAGGTTGCTCCAACCCAGGGGTAATATTCAACATGTTTACAGCCAATATAGCCTAAACCCTGACCGATCAGAACGGACCCAAAGCCCCTGGCCGTGCCAGGTGTTAATTCTTTAGTCACAGGACAGTGGGGAGATCTGGGGATCCCAGGAGGGAGGCCGATGTGTCttggcagggagggcaggggtgtaAGGGAGGCCCCAAACTGACAGCTGTTTACCGAGTGGCAcagaaatatttcagattttgacAACCAGTGCTGCCATAATACAGATGGGGGCCAGTTGGAAAACCACTTCGCCCAAACCCAGCGCCCGGACAGCGCTCAGCCCACAGCAGGCACTCGGGAAATAGGACATGTCTCATACggcagcccctcctcctcccttcccaggcCACAGAGGGGCCCTCAAATATTCCCCCATCCAACATCTTATTTATGAACACTTTCAAACATTCAGAAAACCCGCATTTTACAGGCAACATCCATAACACCTGCTCCCTAGATCTTACTGTCGGCGTTTTATTTTTTGCCCTATAACACATCTGTCCCTCTGTCCGTCGGACCTCAACTCTCGTAAGCAGGCACACAGCCCTAGCTAGCGTGAGTGATCGCTCGAGGTGGGCGATGTTGAGTGTTTTCTCTGCAGCAGTCCCAGGAGTGGGACCCCTGGGGCCATTCAGGTGTGCGCCTCACAAATACTTTATAAGCACAGGCCCAGACTGGGTGCCCTGGGGACACGATGACGGCAGAACAGGCCCCTGCCCTCACGGGGCTTCCATTCTTGCTTGGGCTGGTACAGGAGACGGGTAGGAGCCAGCTGAGCAAATCAATCAGGCCGCTGAGCAGAAACCCGGGGTTTTAGGAAGGGCAGGTGCCCGTCCAGGGGAGAGCAGGCGGGAAGGGTGGGGCGGGAGGCAGATGCTCTCCTGGGTCCCACCCGAGGTGGtggagggggcggcgggcggtGCTGGGCAGGGCGGGATGGGTGCAGAAGCCCGACACCAAAGACAGGCTGTGGGGGCTGATGCTGCCGGCTAGGTCCCGGGGGACCCCTACCTGTTCTCCGAGGGGAGGCCTGGAGTAGCAGGAAGTGAAAGTGTTCCTcaccagagagagaggaagccgggcgggcgggggaagaggcggggctggggggaTCTGAAATCAACCTTCCTCTCTTTTTCGGGGCTCCGGCCTTAGGTGAAGGGCCTCCGACGGAGGGGACTCTGGTAGTCTGGGGGTCCAGGGCTAAGAGCCCCGAGGCTTTCTCGCAGCCCCTGGGGCCCCCTGTCTACCCCCCTGCTGTTCCCCATGAGAGCCTGGAGGTGTTCTGCGTCCCTGGGTGCCCACGGAAAGGAACAGGGACGCCAGACAACTGATTGTtagttgttttcacttttattttgtatcCAATAAGCAACGttatctgcccctccccacggAGGAAGTGGGTCCCCAGGGAAGGGGCCCAGCACCCACTTTGGTGGTGGGAGGCACAGACTTGGGAGGCTTTCAGGCTCAGCTGCCCCCAGAGTGTGTTACGTTTGGAGGGTCCACACTCCACCCAGGGTAGACTTGGTCTACTTTGCCACAGGCTGCCCTAGGAGCAGTAGAGAGCCCAGAGGgctctggggagccctggggagccctggggagccctTGGGGCCCCTGTCCAGAACAGTTAGGTGTTTAGAGGCAGCTCTGGCCTCAGGAGCAGTTAGAGATTAGGGGAGGTTGATCCCGTCCCCGCGGGTGGTTAGAGACCGCGCGGGCTGTTACAGATGGGCTGCCCAGGCCTCGGCCCCTGGGTGATGTTAGAGGTTCACCAGGGTCAGGGGGCTGGGGCCCCAGTTTTGAGCGGGAGTGGTTAAGAGACTGGGGAAATGTTCTGAGCTCCCCAGACAAGAGCTGCAAGTTAGAGGGGGCCAGGGCTGGCTGGGGCTCTGCTGTCCCAAAGGAACTGGGCATCCTGCCCGGGAGAGGCAGCTGTCATTGGGGTTTCTCTCCCTCCTTGGTCCTGGCCTCCTCCTTGGCAGGAGGTGGAGACTTGCTGGGAGAAGCTGAAGTTGAAGTGCTGGGGTTGGGGGCCCCTGACCCTGCCTGGGCGTCTATGCGGGCATGCTCCTTCCGGACAAGGTCCTCCAGTTCTTTCTGCAGGGGGCAAAGTTCATAGAAGTCAGAGGTCACTGTGCATCATGGGATCACACACAGGACCTGTGGGGCAGGGGTTTGGGGACAGGCTCCGGGTGGGCCGGGGTCGCCTAGACTCCTTACCTTCCATCCGAGGAGGTCGGCAAGGGCCAGGCAGCCCTGGTCACAGTCACCCAGCCAGGCCACGTCCCTGTGGGTGGGAGAGTCAGAGCTCTCAGCTTGTCCCAGGCCCCTGCCCACTCTTCCCAGTCCGCGTGCCTTcatgccctccctcccacctctgctgTGACCCTCGCAGGCCCAGGACTCACCTGTAGGCCTTCTTGGAGTCGAAGTCCATGCCTCCTCCAAGGCCCATCATCATCCCCAGGAAAGGGTCAGtctgtgggggagaggggagctcagagcacagagcctggagcCAGGTGGCCTGGGgctgctccctgctctgtgacTTCACTCAGTGACCTGGcctctccaaacctcagtttccttatctgtagagTGGGGGCGATTACCAGCCACTCCTGGCATTGTCCTGTCAGCGGGTTAATACTTAGAAAGCGCTTACGGGgcgcctggcaggctcagtcagcagagcatgtgactcttcatctcagggttgtgagtttgagccccatgttgggcatagggcctacttaaaattaaaaaatacaaaataaaataaaacaaatcaaaccaGACAATGCTTAGAAGAGTGGCTGGCACATGGAGTGTTTGGCTGTTCGAGGAACCACCCCTCCGCAGGGAtgagggatgagggagggaggccacCTCAGGAAAAGAGCCGAAAGCGGGAGTGGGCGTCTCCTCAGGCTGTGCTGTGGGCCCTGGGGCCTGCTCACCCTGACTCCTCACTCACCCAAAGCCCAGCAGTCCTGTTCTGGCTTAAGCTGCTTTGAGTTACTTCACTTGCTCAGAAGGGGCCAGAGGGACCCCGGGGCTTGTAGAATCAGATCCAGGTGGCCTGGAATCTGACCCCTCCGGGTTCTAGAGCACCTAGTTCTGAGCTGAGGGGTCTCAGTTTCTGAGGAAGCCAGTGAAAGGGAATGTGGGACCCccgagaggaggaggaggaggaggaagagaagacagaggggGGCTCACATAAAAGCCAACTCACCTGCCCAGTCTTCTCCTTGTTGATGAGCAGGCGCGGGGTAGAGAGGGGCGCCCTGGGGGATCGGGAGCTCAGTGGTAAGGGTCTGtcctggccacccccacccccggccccagcAGCACCCCTCAATCCCAACCCAACCTACTTGCTGATGAGGGAAGCAAAGGGCTGCACTTGCAGGGAGGTACCCATGATGATGAGGAGGTCCACCTTCAGGaagtcctggggagggggggtggtcaGTGAGGGTCCCAGAGGCTAGGCAGGGGCCAGGctgcctccccccacacccctgccctgcaGCTCGCTACCCCTCCCCTACCTGGGGGGGGGCACTTACTGACTGCATGCAGGAGAAGAACCTTGCTGGGAGGTTCTCGCCGAAGAACACGATGTCTGAGGCAGACGGAcggacagacacagagacagaaagagaaggtgaatcgggaggcagagacagggtcagagagagagagagagaatgagagagagaacaggcagcAGCAGAAGGCTGACCcgaggggctggggtgggagctACAGAGTAGCGGGCGCAGGTGAGGGGCTACAGGACCCATTCTCCCGGGGACAGATTTGGGGCACCGGTCAGGGGCTCGTGGAGGGCCGGGGTTCCCAGCCCAAGTCCATCCAGGCTGCTCCTTGGCCCCGAGGCTCACCAGGCTTCACCACGCTGTGACATTTCTCACACTTGGGAGTCACCTCGGAGAAGATCTTCTCTGGgtgtggggaagaggaagggagaggaggtaaGCGACTCTGGGCTAGGGTCTGGGGTTGCAGCCAGCCCTCACGGTCCACGCACACCTCGGTCGCTGGGGGGCCTCCTGGGGGTGTGCCCTGCTCACGAAGGCCCTCCCTCCTTAGAGAGCTGCCCCTTACCTCCCCCCACCCATCGCCCTGGGTTCCGGGGTGGAGGGCATGGGGGGCTTCGAGCACCAGGTCACGTCTATTGATTTAATGAATAAACACAAGGACAGATGAATGAGCAGATGCTTGCCCTTTACAGGGGTAACTggatcccaccccccaccccccaacgtGGGCAATAAAGCTCCCCTAGGGGTCTTTGGGGGCAGTTCTATTTTATCCTGGGTGAGAGGCCTGGTGAGCCCCAGGCCTGGTAACAGAGAGGGAAGACATTGCAGACGATCCTGGGATGGGGACACATCCTTAGGCCCAGCTGCCCACCATCCTTGGGTTCTGGGAcagacacccccccacacacaccaccatCCTTATGACAATCATGCTCCTGATTGCTTATTAAGGAAGGAAGCTTGAAACATGCTGTCACTTGCACCCCACAGAATCCTAGCTCATTTGTTcaactgttcattcattcattccttcaacaggTATTTAAAGAGCCCTGTTTTAATGTCTGCGATTCACTTTAGACTATTTTGGCACGGACAGCATGATATTTTGCGGGGGATGCGCACACTCTTGCTGTAAGTGACACACAATGGGGTCGTGTTCCTCGTCCATTACCCCCAGCTGCGCGCACTTGAGCTATTCTGGAAGCCTCACCCCAGCGGCGGTCAGCTGGCGTTTTGGCAGAAAGGCCTGCTCCAGAGGCCCCACCACAAATGCTGCAGCTGTCCCTGTCTCACATGAACACCAGAGGCTTTGTGAAACCAGCATAAAGAATGTCAGAAATGGCTTTCCATGGGTGAAATGTGTGGCTTCTCGGGAGCACAATGGATGTCAGACAAAGGCTCTCAATGGCATTCGAGAAATGTGGGCCGGAGGAATAGTTCCCCCCTTTTCTGGACACTCTGCCCTTCCATGGACGGGGACGCTGACTTTGACAAGCCCTGTTGTCTGGACCCCTCGGGACAGTCCCCCCACTGGCCCCCTGCCTTTGTCCCTAACCAGGCCTGCGTCCAGCTCCACGCTCCATGGAACATGCTTGCCTGCATCTGACTAACGGGCCATCGGATCTGGGGCCTCCAGCCCTGTTCTGTCCAGTATGGTGCACGTAGCTACATGtggcttttaacattttaattaataaaaatgatggaaaatgaaaCATTCAGTCCACCGGTCACGGTAGTGACATCTGTGAGCGCTCCAGAGCCACATGTGGCAGCGGCTGCCATACTGGGCAGGTACGGATTAGAGTGCAGTTGTGTCTCCCTCCGTGGGCCCCTCTTGTAAGGTAAGATCAGAGCCCCTCAAAGGACAAAGGGCCGGGGCCTCAGACCCCACAGAACAGACTGCATGGCTGTCCGGCGACCTCTCTGCCAACACACATCTCTGCGTGCGGCTGAATTGGGTCTGGACCTTGCTCCCCTAATAACCCGGCTGTGAGGTGGTGCTGGGAGCCCACTGCAGACCCCGCTGCTGCCTCAGATCTCAGGGGGCCACAGAGCAAGGACACCACTGGAGCCCACAGCATGGAGCCCCTGATCTTGGCGCCGGAGAGCCGTCGGGAGGCAGGAGGGCATCCGCCCTCGTGGATGACCTCCAGGGCCTCACCTTTCATCCAGCTGAGCGGGTACTCCCGTCGGC
Protein-coding sequences here:
- the RINL gene encoding ras and Rab interactor-like protein isoform X2, which codes for MPHQCREVNGVGETPVGVLGTPEPLLRLWRTSGVWQVPELDTQDAEALLELWPPGSFLVTGYDPSQVLVLRTGASRGEVRTYQIQKLPGGVSLKYSNLCMPDLPHLLAFLSASRDVLPRTLLLPPPTLRPGDQHAGPLQIGGVQLSMSERVLSVVNKLYVETHRGWRTEQMRPETPPETAERHRSAPRNPAPHRVSWVEGPLSPEVHHAGPALASLVEETEKEDKDENEDENEDDFRDEENEPEDVLTHHIQALARARGSYVGRQFQGLRARLTSNARGPHRPGDPATELLQDVRHLLTDLQDHLSKDPDVRAVFGSLGPGTPRKDDGLGNKEDWEGIYGHSLNPLGFSFATSWRYVCVRSQLLSLRLCAPLACPLAHLCLRIGAPVPLTLLISHVRAPPSTRVLTHVYTCGWPEAGRGSAEGGGARSSRRPFAQPPQPVAGAAVEAALCRAVLAPLKPALWTRLRTLRAGELRRLRQRQVALRAGAGPPGAQGAGLAGQGPAPALRSRIHARLAHLHAACAPRRKVALLLAVCSDVYAGLARGENQEPLGADAFLPALTEELIWSPHIGETQLDVEFLMELLDPDELRGEAGYYLTTWFGALHHIAHYQPDAGRAPQGLSSEARASLRQWHSRRTLHRQDRQSHDGAQVSLSFEEPWVRDPVPRDQ
- the RINL gene encoding ras and Rab interactor-like protein isoform X3 yields the protein MAQLEDEAPACPINAERPILSQVNGVGETPVGVLGTPEPLLRLWRTSGVWQVPELDTQDAEALLELWPPGSFLVTGYDPSQVLVLRTGASRGEVRTYQIQKLPGGVSLKYSNLCMPDLPHLLAFLSASRDVLPRTLLLPPPTLRPGDQHAGPLQIGGVQLSMSERVLSVVNKLYVETHRGWRTEQMRPETPPETAERHRSAPRNPAPHRVSWVEGPLSPEVHHAGPALASLVEETEKEDKDENEDENEDDFRDEENEPEDVLTHHIQALARARGSYVGRQFQGLRARLTSNARGPHRPGDPATELLQDVRHLLTDLQDHLSKDPDVRAVFGSLGPGTPRKDDGLGAAVEAALCRAVLAPLKPALWTRLRTLRAGELRRLRQRQVALRAGAGPPGAQGAGLAGQGPAPALRSRIHARLAHLHAACAPRRKVALLLAVCSDVYAGLARGENQEPLGADAFLPALTEELIWSPHIGETQLDVEFLMELLDPDELRGEAGYYLTTWFGALHHIAHYQPDAGRAPQGLSSEARASLRQWHSRRTLHRQDRQSHDGAQVSLSFEEPWVRDPVPRDQ
- the RINL gene encoding ras and Rab interactor-like protein isoform X1, whose translation is MAQLEDEAPACPINAERPILSQVNGVGETPVGVLGTPEPLLRLWRTSGVWQVPELDTQDAEALLELWPPGSFLVTGYDPSQVLVLRTGASRGEVRTYQIQKLPGGVSLKYSNLCMPDLPHLLAFLSASRDVLPRTLLLPPPTLRPGDQHAGPLQIGGVQLSMSERVLSVVNKLYVETHRGWRTEQMRPETPPETAERHRSAPRNPAPHRVSWVEGPLSPEVHHAGPALASLVEETEKEDKDENEDENEDDFRDEENEPEDVLTHHIQALARARGSYVGRQFQGLRARLTSNARGPHRPGDPATELLQDVRHLLTDLQDHLSKDPDVRAVFGSLGPGTPRKDDGLGNKEDWEGIYGHSLNPLGFSFATSWRYVCVRSQLLSLRLCAPLACPLAHLCLRIGAPVPLTLLISHVRAPPSTRVLTHVYTCGWPEAGRGSAEGGGARSSRRPFAQPPQPVAGAAVEAALCRAVLAPLKPALWTRLRTLRAGELRRLRQRQVALRAGAGPPGAQGAGLAGQGPAPALRSRIHARLAHLHAACAPRRKVALLLAVCSDVYAGLARGENQEPLGADAFLPALTEELIWSPHIGETQLDVEFLMELLDPDELRGEAGYYLTTWFGALHHIAHYQPDAGRAPQGLSSEARASLRQWHSRRTLHRQDRQSHDGAQVSLSFEEPWVRDPVPRDQ